A region of Clostridiales bacterium DNA encodes the following proteins:
- a CDS encoding FeoB-associated Cys-rich membrane protein, whose product MEILIAAIIVLGAVYMLYKHIKKSSSGDCPSCCSNCAYYKKCPSNFKRTGGKK is encoded by the coding sequence ATTGAAATATTAATAGCGGCGATTATAGTCTTGGGTGCAGTATATATGCTTTACAAACACATAAAAAAGAGCTCTTCCGGAGACTGCCCGAGCTGCTGCAGCAATTGTGCCTACTACAAGAAATGCCCGAGTAACTTCAAAAGAACAGGCGGCAAGAAATGA
- a CDS encoding ABC transporter permease, producing MNKFLQAIRLGLGGIGTNKMRSFLTMLGVIIGVAAVITLVSLGRGATANVSKQIEGMGSNLIVVNIRGRGNGVTLSFDECMSLKDKQGIGAVAPSISGSVTAKYNNTKYSTSIEGIVQDDSTVRNDNVGRGRFITSMDVEYSQPVAVLGTTVVEQLFKGVNPIGSTIKINGYEYKVVGILESKGGSSLTSNDDRILIPITAAEKITGDKTIRNIYIKAKDANSVNMAVFELNNYLLRKFKVDTAYTVFNQQEALNTLTTVTQTLTLFLSAIAGISLLVGGIGIMNIMLVSVTERTREIGIRKAIGAKRRDILLQFLIEAMALSGTGGIVGILLGSGLTSIIGKAIKISALPSVDTMFLSFMFSLVVGIVFGIYPANRASRLNPIEALRFE from the coding sequence ATGAATAAGTTTTTACAGGCTATAAGGCTTGGTCTTGGAGGCATAGGAACAAATAAGATGCGGTCCTTCCTTACGATGCTTGGAGTCATAATCGGGGTTGCGGCCGTCATCACATTAGTATCCCTCGGCAGAGGTGCTACTGCAAATGTATCCAAGCAAATAGAAGGAATGGGTTCGAATCTGATAGTCGTAAATATAAGGGGCAGGGGAAACGGTGTCACACTGAGCTTTGACGAATGCATGAGCTTAAAAGACAAACAGGGCATAGGCGCTGTGGCCCCTTCGATTTCAGGAAGCGTTACGGCAAAATATAACAACACCAAATACAGTACATCTATTGAAGGTATAGTGCAGGATGATAGTACTGTAAGAAACGATAATGTTGGCCGTGGAAGATTCATAACTTCGATGGATGTTGAGTACAGCCAGCCGGTAGCAGTTTTAGGCACAACTGTTGTCGAGCAGCTATTTAAGGGAGTAAATCCGATAGGATCAACTATCAAAATAAACGGTTATGAATATAAAGTAGTCGGCATTCTTGAGTCAAAGGGTGGGTCGTCTCTTACATCAAATGATGACAGGATCTTGATACCTATAACTGCCGCCGAGAAGATAACAGGCGACAAAACTATAAGGAACATATATATAAAAGCAAAGGATGCAAATTCCGTAAATATGGCGGTATTTGAGCTTAACAATTATCTTTTGAGGAAATTCAAAGTTGATACGGCATATACAGTATTCAACCAGCAGGAGGCCCTTAATACATTAACCACGGTAACCCAGACGTTGACATTGTTTTTAAGTGCCATAGCGGGCATATCGCTGCTTGTCGGAGGCATAGGCATAATGAATATAATGTTAGTATCGGTTACTGAAAGAACCAGGGAAATAGGAATAAGAAAAGCGATAGGCGCAAAGAGAAGGGACATACTGCTTCAGTTCTTGATAGAGGCGATGGCTTTGAGCGGAACAGGTGGGATCGTAGGCATTTTACTTGGAAGCGGCCTTACATCGATTATAGGCAAGGCGATAAAGATAAGCGCCCTACCTTCCGTAGATACAATGTTTTTGTCGTTTATGTTTTCGCTTGTAGTCGGCATCGTGTTCGGAATATACCCTGCAAATAGAGCGTCAAGGTTGAACCCTATCGAAGCGTTGAGGTTCGAGTAA
- a CDS encoding ABC transporter ATP-binding protein, with translation MIKINNITKIYKTGNVEVAALRGVSFEIDKGEFTAIIGPSGSGKSTLMNVIGCLDIPTGGEYILDGVNVFTLNDNELADIRNRKIGFIFQGFNLLPKLNAVENVELPLIYRGTPAKERLEKSKQALEIVGLGDRMRHKPSQLSGGQQQRVAIARALAGNPPVILADEPTGNLDSQSGKEVLDTLINLNKNGTTIVLITHDMNIASKAKRIIQIMDGRILKDERIGA, from the coding sequence ATGATAAAAATAAACAATATTACTAAAATATATAAAACTGGAAATGTAGAGGTTGCGGCATTAAGGGGAGTAAGCTTTGAGATAGATAAGGGCGAGTTTACGGCGATAATCGGGCCGTCCGGATCAGGTAAATCAACTCTTATGAATGTGATAGGATGCCTTGATATACCGACGGGGGGAGAATATATACTGGATGGCGTAAATGTGTTTACTCTTAATGATAATGAGCTTGCAGATATCAGGAATAGAAAAATAGGTTTTATATTCCAGGGATTTAACCTTCTTCCCAAACTAAATGCTGTCGAAAATGTAGAGCTTCCGCTCATATACAGAGGTACACCTGCAAAAGAGAGGCTTGAAAAGTCAAAGCAAGCGTTGGAGATCGTAGGACTTGGCGATAGAATGCGTCATAAACCATCTCAGCTTTCGGGCGGCCAGCAGCAGCGGGTAGCGATAGCGAGAGCTCTTGCAGGGAACCCTCCCGTGATTCTTGCCGATGAGCCTACAGGAAACCTTGACAGCCAATCGGGAAAAGAAGTTTTAGATACTCTTATCAACTTGAACAAAAATGGTACAACTATCGTATTGATAACTCATGACATGAATATTGCATCGAAGGCGAAAAGAATCATACAGATTATGGATGGCAGGATACTCAAGGATGAGAGAATAGGTGCGTAA